A window of the Salvelinus alpinus chromosome 3, SLU_Salpinus.1, whole genome shotgun sequence genome harbors these coding sequences:
- the LOC139570336 gene encoding sodium-dependent neutral amino acid transporter B(0)AT2-like has product MEKPPLPNDDYTAVTPETQLGSLAGEDSQEGVVEPPARDGWDSKVEYFLAQVGFSVGLGNVWRFPYLCHQNGGGAFLLLYVLLMILVGIPLFFLELAAGQSIRQGSIGVWKHISPKLAGIGYSSCVVCFFVALYYNVIISWSLFYLGNSFQYPLPWQECPKHGNITVKECVASSPTTYFWFRKALNITNSISETGEFNPVITCCLLAAWTIVCLGMFKGIKSSAKVMYFSSVFPYVVLLCFLIRGLMLEGAAEGIKYMFYPKLEIWGEVQVWRQAATQVFFALGLGFGSVIAYSSYNPRSNNCHRDALTVSTINFLTSVLATLVVFAVLGFRAREVALRCVTHNLEKLSEQFSLGPLDRDLLPVINISDPSSNPLEAYRDWFKVHGAKVPGNLTDCSLENEMNKGVEGTGLAFIAFTEAMTLFPGSPFWSALFFLMLLNLGLSTMFGTMEGILTPLTDNFKVLKRHKIILTVCSCIIGFLIGMLFTQRCGNYFVMMFDDYSATLPLIIVVVFECFSVSWVYGADRFLDDIEKMLHWRPPVVYKYLWKYVCLLAMLGLLGASLLKMCFKRPTYTAWNRETASEETLDYPDWALGVLAVLIIFATLPVPLGYIHSTLRNRARRNSIGSGLGTDMGGVYTKCSTVECDTPVAALLDEHLERNRIPKDSPSPLAEENLRLLPQREGEEDIEDSTSV; this is encoded by the exons ATGGAGAAGCCTCCCCTGCCCAATGACGATTACACGGCGGTGACACCAGAGACTCAGCTGGGCAGCTTGGCTGGCGAGGATAGTCAGGAAGGCGTAGTGGAGCCCCCCGCCCGGGATGGGTGGGACAGTAAAGTGGAGTATTTCCTGGCTCAGGTGGGGTTCAGCGTTGGCCTGGGCAACGTGTGGAGGTTCCCCTACCTCTGCCATCAAAATGGAGGAG GGGCCTTTCTCCTCTTGTACGTGCTGCTCATGATCCTTGTGGGCATTCCCCTGTTCTTCCTGGAGCTGGCGGCTGGTCAGTCCATCCGGCAGGGCAGCATCGGAGTGTGGAAGCACATCTCTCCCAAGCTGGCGGGGATCGGCTACTCCAGCTGTGTG gtgtgtttttttgttgctcTCTACTACAACGTGATCATCAGCTGGAGCCTTTTCTACTTAGGAAACTCATTTCAGTATCCACTACCTTGGCAAGAGTGTCCTAAACACGGTAACATAACTG TGAAGGAATGTGTGGCCAGCAGTCCTACCACCTACTTCTGGTTCCGGAAGGCTCTTAACATCACCAACTCCATCAGCGAGACGGGCGAGTTTAACCCTGTCATCACCTGCTGCCTGCTGGCCGCCTGGACCATCGTCTGCTTGGGCATGTTCAAGGGCATCAAATCCTCTGCCAAG GTGATGTATTTCTCCTCGGTCTTCCCCTATGTGGTGCTGCTGTGTTTCCTCATCAGAGGGCTGATGCTGGAAGGGGCTGCAGAGGGCATCAAGTACATGTTCTACCCTAAG CTGGAGATCTGGGGTGAGGTGCAGGTGTGGCGCCAGGCGGCAACGCAGGTTTTCTTCGCCCTGGGCCTGGGCTTTGGCTCGGTCATCGCCTATTCCTCCTACAACCCACGCAGCAACAACTGCCACCGCGACGCCCTCACTGTCTCCACCATCAACTTTCTCACCTCTGTCCTCGCCACGCTGGTGGTGTTCGCCGTGCTGGGTTTCCGCGCCAGGGAAGTCGCATTGCGCTGCGTGACTCA TAACTTGGAGAAGCTGTCGGAGCAGTTCTCATTGGGCCCTCTTGACCGGGACCTGCTGCCCGTTATCAACATCTCGGACCCCAGCTCGAACCCCCTGGAGGCCTACAGGGACTGGTTCAAGGTTCACGGAGCCAAGGTCCCTGGCAACCTCACCGACTGCAGCCTGGAGAATGAGATGAACAAA GGTGTGGAGGGCACAGGGCTGGCGTTCATAGCCTTCACAGAGGCCATGACTCTGTTCCCGGGCAGTCCCTTCTGGTCAGCCCTGTTCTTCCTCATGCTGCTCAACCTGGGTCTTAGCACCATGTTTGGCACCATGGAGGGCATCCTCACACCCCTCACCGACAACTTCAAAGTGCTGAAGCGCCACAAGATCATACTCACAG tgTGTAGCTGCATCATCGGCTTCCTGATTGGCATGCTGTTCACGCAGCGCTGTGGGAACTACTTTGTGATGATGTTTGACGACTACTCCGCCACCCTGCCCCTCATCATCGTGGTGGTGTTTGAGTGTTTCAGCGTGTCCTGGGTGTACGGTGCTGACCG GTTCCTTGATGACATAGAGAAGATGCTGCACTGGCGCCCTCCTGTGGTCTATAAGTACCTGTGGAAGTATGTGTGTCTGCTGGCCATGCTGGGACTGCTGGGAGCCAGCCTGCTAAAGATGTGCTTCAAACGGCCCACCTACACTGCCTGGAACAGAGAAACG GCCTCAGAGGAGACTCTGGACTACCCTGACTGGGCCCTGGGTGTCTTGGCTGTTTTGATCATATTCGCCACGTTGCCTGTTCCCCTGGGCTACATCCACTCCACCCTGAGGAACAGAGCTAGACGCAACTCCATAGGAAGTGGCCTGGGAACCGACATGGGGGGCGTATACACTAAGTGCAGCACCGTGGAGTGTGACACCCCCGTAGCCGCCCTATTGGACGAACACCTGGAAAGGAATAGAATACCTAAGGATTCTCCCTCGCCATTGGCCGAGGAGAACCTCCGGCTCCTCCCACAGAGGGAAGGGGAAGAAGATATAGAGGATTCAACTAGCGTGTGA